Proteins encoded by one window of Bradyrhizobium sp. B097:
- a CDS encoding VCBS domain-containing protein, with the protein MNFVEKFDGYLPNTDAYARGSVHVDSVSTHAPPGAITVDDGQLLFTGDFKRTGLDLVISKDDRELVLHDYFKGEKHAALASPEGAHLTGDLVNALTGHTQYAQAGGAVEPAKVIGHVTKLAGNATAIRNGVAIVLNQGDNVNKGDVVQSGSDSTLGITFIDGTVFGLGPNAKMVLNEMIYDPNGSSNSSLMSLVSGTISFVAGATAKHGDMKVDTPVATMGIRGTAVLVEIDFDVQGTGGVPPAKFQVLVEPDGTTGSYILFDKTTLNPIATVDQAGTQTIVNGQGSVSFVSSAQLSTDAQKLISDVFALKFTDNSNPNTKLTTNFTDSVVPVTIGLKLATGDAFVPINFLLGLTSNPGSQAAAPQSDHIAGPPHVVTQNGAITEQAGQTHSTLPDTVSGQITWVDVNLGDKPTATINFSTFSYHDASGNDVTSSLTAAEQAAIAAVEIPVQLDPNPLNSNIGSATWTYSLADGAFDFLAAGETLTLTYMVRVDNNYPLSNETAFKTITITITGTNDTPVVTSSAQTGSITELPWTTNSATPDTAHGTVTFTDADLTDTHTVAITGVTATGFIGGIPSQATMLSWLSLGTLTDSTDGVTGSRSWTFSAADKSFDYLAVGETLTLIYTVQIDDHHGGVVTVPVTITIVGTDDKPVITSPTQAAAITEAAGVTGSVNPDTASGTVTFTDVDLSDTHSVTVAGVTETGVTTGLPDQATILSWLSLGTLKDTTGGVAGSNAWTFSAADKNFDYLAAGEKLTLTYLIQVDDHHGGVVTQPVTITITGTNDIPTFTSEPSTTSVPEAIGETGSIKPDVAQGVVAFADVDLSDTHTVSITGVAESGTTTGLAVDESTVLNWLSLGTLTDSTGHVNGSQAWTFSAADNNFDYLAVGETLTLTYTVKIDDHHGGVISQPVTITIAGSNDAPTVTSAPQTAIIPEQPDTMGSLKADSASGTVAFTDVDLSDTHVMTITGVAESGATAGLPEDQSTILNWLSLGTLTDSTGHVNGSQTWTFSAADQNFDYLAAGESLTLTYSIQIDDQHGGVITQPVTITINGANDAPTLADVNAGTLTDTAADDTFSPLTGALHGHDVDDGETATLTYAALNSDHVAVNSSIAGLYGSLTVNADGTYSYVPDAAAINALAKGTYADTFTVETIDAHGATGTATLTVDVVGANDAPVIHTDNISITDNPNGTETISGLTVTDVDAGANENFTLAAATNPGSGSSVAPSVLLGHLPDINTALGSPGLVYNPGQTPPATDKIALSVTDGHGASDTVNLIFSVQQNPSQPVTLTGTSDKDVFFGSGYQDKFVFAPNFNHDTILNFTSGQDQIDLSTVVSTSTFSGWFDQHVTTSPTNSADTLITIDSADTITLHNVSKASLSQNDFIIHYT; encoded by the coding sequence GTGAACTTTGTCGAGAAATTCGACGGCTATTTGCCGAACACGGACGCTTATGCCCGTGGATCGGTGCATGTCGACAGTGTTTCCACGCACGCTCCGCCCGGCGCGATCACCGTCGACGACGGGCAATTGCTGTTCACCGGCGACTTCAAGCGGACCGGGCTCGATCTCGTCATCTCGAAGGACGACCGGGAACTCGTCCTGCACGACTACTTCAAGGGCGAGAAACACGCGGCCCTGGCGTCGCCTGAAGGCGCGCATCTCACCGGCGACCTCGTCAACGCACTCACTGGCCACACCCAATATGCCCAGGCCGGCGGCGCGGTGGAACCGGCGAAGGTCATCGGCCACGTCACCAAGCTGGCGGGCAACGCCACCGCGATCCGCAACGGTGTCGCGATCGTCCTGAACCAGGGCGACAACGTCAACAAGGGTGACGTGGTGCAGTCCGGCAGCGACTCGACGCTCGGCATCACCTTCATCGACGGCACCGTGTTCGGTCTCGGACCGAACGCCAAGATGGTGCTGAACGAGATGATCTACGACCCGAACGGGTCGAGCAATTCGTCGCTGATGAGCCTCGTCTCGGGCACGATCTCATTCGTTGCCGGCGCGACCGCCAAGCATGGCGACATGAAGGTCGATACGCCGGTTGCGACCATGGGCATCCGCGGCACCGCGGTGCTGGTCGAGATCGATTTCGACGTCCAGGGCACGGGTGGCGTGCCGCCGGCCAAATTCCAGGTGCTGGTCGAGCCCGACGGCACCACCGGCTCCTACATCCTGTTCGACAAAACGACGCTCAATCCGATCGCGACGGTCGATCAGGCCGGCACCCAGACCATCGTCAACGGCCAGGGCAGCGTCAGCTTCGTCTCGTCGGCGCAACTGTCGACCGATGCGCAGAAGCTGATCTCCGACGTCTTCGCGCTGAAGTTCACCGACAATTCGAATCCCAACACCAAGCTCACGACGAACTTCACGGACAGCGTCGTCCCGGTCACGATCGGCCTGAAGCTCGCGACCGGTGACGCCTTCGTGCCGATCAACTTTCTGCTCGGGTTGACCAGCAATCCCGGATCGCAGGCCGCTGCCCCCCAGTCCGACCACATCGCCGGGCCGCCGCATGTCGTGACCCAGAATGGAGCGATCACCGAACAGGCCGGGCAGACCCATAGCACGCTGCCCGACACCGTGAGCGGCCAGATCACCTGGGTGGACGTCAATCTCGGCGACAAGCCGACTGCAACCATCAACTTCAGCACGTTCAGCTACCACGACGCCAGCGGCAACGACGTCACCTCGTCGCTGACGGCGGCCGAACAGGCGGCGATCGCAGCGGTCGAGATTCCGGTGCAGCTCGACCCCAATCCGCTGAACAGCAACATCGGCTCGGCGACCTGGACCTACAGCCTTGCCGACGGCGCCTTCGACTTCCTCGCCGCCGGCGAAACGCTGACGCTGACCTACATGGTGCGCGTCGATAACAACTACCCGCTGAGCAACGAGACCGCATTCAAGACCATCACCATCACGATCACCGGCACCAACGACACGCCGGTCGTGACGTCCTCGGCGCAGACCGGTTCGATCACCGAACTGCCGTGGACGACGAATTCGGCGACGCCCGATACGGCGCATGGCACGGTGACGTTTACCGATGCCGATTTGACCGACACACACACGGTCGCCATCACCGGCGTCACCGCGACCGGCTTCATCGGCGGAATCCCCAGCCAGGCCACCATGCTGAGCTGGCTGTCGCTGGGAACACTGACCGATTCGACCGACGGCGTGACGGGATCGCGCTCCTGGACGTTCTCGGCCGCCGACAAGAGTTTCGACTATCTCGCCGTCGGCGAGACGCTGACGCTGATCTACACGGTCCAGATCGACGACCATCATGGCGGCGTCGTCACGGTCCCGGTCACGATCACGATCGTCGGCACCGACGACAAGCCGGTGATCACCTCGCCGACCCAGGCGGCGGCCATCACCGAGGCCGCGGGCGTGACCGGTTCGGTGAATCCGGATACCGCGTCCGGCACGGTGACCTTTACCGATGTCGATCTCAGCGACACCCACAGCGTCACGGTGGCCGGTGTCACCGAAACCGGCGTGACCACCGGGCTGCCCGATCAGGCGACGATCCTGAGCTGGCTGTCGCTCGGTACGCTGAAGGATACGACCGGCGGCGTCGCCGGATCCAATGCCTGGACGTTCTCGGCCGCCGACAAGAATTTCGACTATCTGGCGGCCGGCGAGAAGCTGACGCTGACCTACCTGATCCAGGTCGACGACCACCATGGCGGCGTCGTCACCCAGCCCGTCACGATCACCATCACCGGCACCAACGACATCCCGACCTTCACATCGGAACCGTCGACCACCTCGGTCCCCGAGGCGATCGGCGAGACCGGCTCGATCAAGCCGGACGTCGCCCAAGGCGTGGTGGCGTTTGCCGACGTCGATCTCAGCGACACCCATACCGTGTCGATCACCGGCGTCGCGGAATCCGGCACGACCACGGGCCTGGCTGTGGACGAGTCCACGGTCCTGAACTGGCTCTCGCTGGGGACGCTGACGGATTCGACCGGCCATGTGAACGGATCGCAGGCCTGGACCTTCTCGGCCGCGGACAACAATTTCGACTATCTCGCCGTCGGCGAGACGCTGACGCTGACCTACACGGTCAAGATCGACGATCATCATGGCGGCGTGATCAGCCAACCGGTGACGATCACGATCGCCGGCAGCAATGACGCGCCCACCGTCACGTCGGCGCCGCAGACCGCCATTATTCCCGAGCAGCCCGACACGATGGGTTCGTTGAAGGCGGACAGCGCATCGGGCACCGTGGCGTTCACCGATGTGGATCTCAGCGACACCCACGTCATGACGATCACCGGCGTGGCGGAATCCGGCGCGACCGCGGGCCTGCCCGAGGACCAGTCCACGATCCTGAACTGGCTTTCGCTGGGGACGCTGACGGATTCGACCGGCCATGTGAACGGATCGCAGACCTGGACCTTCTCGGCCGCGGATCAGAATTTCGACTATCTGGCCGCCGGCGAGTCGCTGACGTTGACCTACTCGATCCAGATCGACGACCAACATGGCGGCGTCATCACCCAGCCCGTGACGATCACGATCAACGGGGCCAACGACGCGCCGACACTGGCTGACGTCAACGCCGGCACGCTCACCGATACCGCTGCCGACGACACGTTCAGCCCGCTCACCGGCGCGCTGCACGGCCATGACGTCGACGATGGCGAGACGGCGACGCTGACCTATGCCGCGCTCAACTCGGACCACGTCGCGGTCAACTCCTCGATCGCGGGCCTCTACGGCTCGCTTACGGTCAACGCCGACGGCACCTACAGCTACGTTCCCGACGCCGCCGCGATCAACGCGCTGGCCAAGGGCACCTATGCCGACACGTTTACCGTCGAGACCATCGATGCCCATGGCGCGACCGGGACTGCGACGCTGACGGTCGATGTCGTCGGCGCCAACGACGCGCCGGTGATCCATACCGACAACATCAGCATCACCGACAATCCCAACGGGACCGAAACGATCTCCGGCCTGACGGTCACGGATGTTGATGCCGGCGCCAACGAGAACTTCACCTTGGCGGCCGCGACGAACCCCGGTTCGGGCAGCAGCGTCGCGCCGTCAGTGCTGCTCGGCCATCTCCCGGATATCAACACCGCGCTCGGGTCGCCGGGCCTCGTCTACAACCCGGGCCAGACGCCGCCGGCGACCGACAAGATCGCGCTCTCCGTGACCGACGGCCATGGCGCGAGCGATACGGTCAACCTGATCTTCAGCGTCCAGCAAAATCCGTCTCAGCCGGTGACGCTGACGGGGACCAGCGACAAGGACGTGTTCTTCGGATCGGGCTATCAGGACAAGTTCGTGTTTGCGCCGAACTTCAATCACGACACGATCCTGAACTTCACGTCGGGCCAGGACCAGATCGACCTGTCCACAGTCGTCTCGACAAGCACCTTCAGCGGCTGGTTCGATCAGCATGTGACGACGTCGCCGACCAATTCGGCGGATACGCTGATCACGATCGACAGTGCAGACACGATCACGTTGCACAATGTCTCGAAGGCAAGCTTGTCCCAGAACGACTTCATCATTCATTATACGTGA
- a CDS encoding transglutaminase-like cysteine peptidase, producing MGNSLRSFALRAVMLGFGLALAAPIAELNAASLLSPGPATLLRKSTEPFGLSTSLLAGGGLRDKWLGVQRQLADELVQLAACESDRAGCASPEALRFLAIVDAGRARTGRARLGEINRAINLAIRPGSDLATYGEPDVWATPLATFARGSGDCEDYAIAKFVALGKAGVAPEDLRIVVMHDLLGGEDHAVVAARLDGHWLTLDNRRMAMIEDADIRRFRPTFVIDQNGVSRYLDAPLVTEAAWRPPAGVN from the coding sequence ATGGGTAACTCGCTTCGCTCGTTTGCGCTGCGCGCCGTCATGCTGGGCTTCGGCCTGGCCTTGGCCGCGCCGATTGCCGAGCTGAATGCCGCCTCGCTGCTTTCGCCCGGCCCGGCGACACTACTCAGAAAGTCGACCGAGCCGTTCGGCCTGTCGACCAGCCTGCTTGCTGGCGGCGGCCTGCGCGACAAATGGCTCGGCGTGCAACGCCAGCTTGCCGACGAATTGGTGCAGCTCGCAGCCTGCGAGAGCGACCGCGCGGGGTGTGCGTCCCCGGAGGCGCTGCGGTTCCTGGCGATCGTCGACGCCGGACGCGCGCGCACCGGTCGCGCCCGTCTCGGCGAGATCAACCGCGCGATCAATCTGGCGATCCGCCCCGGCAGCGATCTCGCGACTTATGGCGAGCCCGACGTCTGGGCCACGCCGCTCGCCACCTTTGCCCGCGGCAGCGGCGATTGCGAGGACTATGCGATCGCGAAATTCGTGGCGCTCGGCAAGGCCGGCGTCGCGCCGGAAGATTTGCGCATCGTCGTGATGCATGACCTGCTCGGCGGCGAGGACCACGCCGTGGTCGCGGCGCGGCTCGACGGCCACTGGCTGACGCTCGACAACCGCCGCATGGCGATGATCGAGGATGCCGATATCAGGCGTTTTCGGCCGACCTTCGTGATCGACCAGAACGGCGTCAGCCGTTACCTCGATGCGCCGCTCGTCACCGAAGCCGCGTGGCGGCCGCCGGCGGGGGTGAATTGA
- a CDS encoding ABC transporter substrate-binding protein — MSKSLKALGLAVSALALTCVPAAAQTKVTNEGISPTEIVIGTHQDLSGPIKVWGVPVSNGMKMAVEEINASGGINGRKIKMILEDNGYDPKKAVLASQKMVERDKVFAMIGPMGSPTVLAAQDILFDAGVLQLFPLTAAEFTFKFDPAKPQERLKFNNLLPYVESTRAAIKYMMEWKNFKKPCIMHQDDEYGKNVLDGFTQQLGAMKVQPASVTSYKRGASDFSAQVAKMKSDGCDLVVLGTVIRETIGAMNEAKKLGWDVTFLGATPTNVLEVPALGKEAVEGLYAASGFEIPYEDTAKGKVKDWLVNYKKMFNSEANTQAIIGYNAVMTFAFYAQKAGKDLTGQKMLDALESGDKFLDIFSSPPTKFSKTDHLANTITQVQQVKGGRWVLVKDNLMF; from the coding sequence ATGTCGAAATCGCTGAAGGCGCTGGGCCTTGCGGTGAGCGCGCTGGCGCTGACCTGTGTGCCGGCCGCAGCCCAGACCAAGGTCACCAATGAAGGCATCTCGCCAACCGAGATCGTGATCGGAACGCATCAGGATTTGTCCGGCCCGATCAAGGTCTGGGGCGTCCCGGTGTCCAACGGCATGAAGATGGCGGTCGAGGAAATCAACGCCAGCGGCGGCATCAACGGCCGCAAGATCAAGATGATCCTGGAGGACAACGGCTACGACCCGAAGAAGGCCGTGCTGGCCTCGCAGAAGATGGTCGAGCGCGACAAGGTCTTCGCGATGATCGGCCCGATGGGATCGCCGACCGTGCTCGCCGCGCAGGACATCCTGTTCGATGCCGGCGTGCTGCAGCTGTTCCCACTGACCGCCGCCGAATTCACCTTCAAGTTCGATCCCGCCAAGCCGCAGGAGCGGCTGAAGTTCAACAACCTGCTGCCCTATGTCGAGAGCACGCGCGCCGCGATCAAATACATGATGGAGTGGAAGAACTTCAAGAAGCCCTGCATCATGCACCAGGACGACGAGTACGGTAAGAACGTGCTCGACGGCTTCACCCAGCAGCTCGGCGCGATGAAGGTGCAGCCGGCATCGGTCACCAGCTACAAGCGCGGCGCTTCCGACTTCTCGGCGCAGGTCGCCAAGATGAAGTCCGACGGCTGCGATCTCGTCGTGCTCGGCACCGTGATCCGCGAGACGATCGGCGCGATGAACGAGGCGAAGAAGCTCGGCTGGGACGTCACCTTCCTCGGGGCCACGCCGACCAACGTGCTCGAAGTGCCGGCGCTCGGCAAGGAAGCCGTCGAGGGCCTCTATGCCGCGTCGGGCTTCGAGATTCCCTACGAGGACACGGCCAAGGGCAAGGTGAAGGACTGGCTGGTCAACTACAAGAAGATGTTCAACAGCGAGGCCAACACGCAGGCGATCATCGGCTACAACGCGGTGATGACCTTCGCGTTCTACGCGCAGAAGGCGGGCAAGGATCTCACCGGCCAGAAGATGCTCGACGCGCTGGAGTCAGGCGACAAGTTCCTCGACATCTTCAGCTCGCCGCCGACCAAGTTCTCCAAGACCGATCATCTCGCCAACACCATCACCCAGGTGCAGCAGGTCAAGGGCGGCCGCTGGGTGCTGGTGAAGGACAATTTGATGTTCTGA
- a CDS encoding AMP-binding protein, giving the protein MAGPAVLTVADTIARSFLLAVQTRGDRPAIREKKFGIWQPTSWREWLQISKDIAFGLHATGFRPGDVASIIANAVPEWVYADMGILCAGGVSSGIYPTDSAAQVEYLVNDSRTRVMFVEDEEQLDKVLTCRSRCPTLERIVVFDMEGLSGFSDPMVLSLAEFTALGRNHAQGNDALWDEMTGSRTASDLAILVYTSGTTGPPKGAMHSNRSVTHQMRHANDLYPSTDSEERLVFLPLCHVAERVGGYYISLALGSVMNFAESPETVPDNLREVQPTAFLAVPRIWEKFYSGITIALKDATPFQNWMYARALAIGNRMTECRLEGETPPLSLRLANRAAYWLVFRNIRRMLGLDRCRIALTGAAPISPDLIRWYLALGIDMREVYGQTENCGVATMMPADRIKLGSVGKAAPWGEVMICPKGEILIKGDFLFMGYLNQPEKTAETIDARGWLHTGDVGAIDNEGYVKITDRMKDIIITSGGKNITPSEIENQLKFSPYVSDAVVIGDKRPYLTCLIMIDQENVEKYAQDQDIPFTNYASLCRAREIQDLIQREIEAVNAKFARVETIKRFYLIERQLTPEDEELTPTMKLKRSFVNKRYAAEIDAMYGARAVA; this is encoded by the coding sequence ATGGCAGGACCAGCGGTGCTGACGGTTGCCGACACGATCGCGAGGAGCTTTCTGCTCGCGGTGCAAACGCGTGGCGACAGGCCCGCGATCCGCGAAAAGAAGTTCGGCATCTGGCAGCCGACCAGCTGGCGCGAATGGCTGCAGATATCCAAGGACATCGCCTTCGGCCTGCATGCGACCGGCTTCCGTCCCGGCGACGTCGCCTCGATCATCGCCAACGCGGTGCCGGAATGGGTCTATGCCGACATGGGCATCCTGTGCGCCGGCGGCGTGTCCTCCGGCATCTATCCGACCGATTCGGCGGCGCAGGTCGAATACCTCGTCAATGATTCCCGCACGCGGGTGATGTTCGTCGAGGACGAGGAGCAGCTCGACAAGGTGCTGACCTGCCGGTCGCGCTGTCCGACGCTGGAAAGGATCGTCGTGTTCGACATGGAGGGCCTCTCCGGCTTCTCCGATCCGATGGTGCTGTCGCTCGCCGAATTCACCGCGCTCGGCCGCAATCATGCGCAGGGCAATGATGCCTTGTGGGATGAAATGACGGGCAGCCGCACCGCCTCCGATCTCGCGATCCTGGTCTATACCTCGGGCACGACGGGCCCACCCAAGGGCGCGATGCATTCCAACCGCAGCGTGACGCACCAGATGCGCCACGCCAACGATCTCTACCCTTCGACCGACAGCGAGGAGCGGCTGGTGTTCCTGCCGCTCTGCCATGTCGCCGAGCGGGTCGGCGGCTACTACATCTCGCTCGCGCTGGGTTCGGTGATGAACTTTGCTGAGAGCCCGGAGACGGTGCCGGACAATCTGCGCGAGGTGCAGCCGACTGCATTCCTCGCGGTGCCCAGGATCTGGGAGAAGTTCTATTCCGGCATCACCATCGCGCTGAAGGACGCGACCCCGTTCCAGAACTGGATGTATGCCCGGGCGCTTGCGATCGGCAACCGGATGACCGAGTGCCGGCTGGAGGGCGAGACGCCGCCGCTGTCGCTGCGGCTCGCCAACCGCGCGGCCTACTGGCTGGTGTTCCGCAACATCCGCCGCATGCTCGGGCTCGACCGCTGCCGGATCGCATTGACCGGCGCGGCGCCGATCTCGCCGGATCTGATCCGCTGGTATCTCGCGCTCGGCATCGACATGCGCGAGGTTTACGGCCAGACCGAGAATTGCGGCGTCGCGACCATGATGCCGGCGGACCGCATCAAGCTCGGCTCGGTCGGCAAGGCCGCGCCCTGGGGCGAGGTGATGATCTGCCCGAAGGGCGAGATCCTGATCAAGGGCGACTTCCTGTTCATGGGCTATCTCAACCAGCCGGAGAAGACCGCCGAAACGATCGACGCGAGAGGCTGGCTGCACACCGGCGACGTCGGTGCGATCGACAATGAAGGCTATGTGAAGATCACCGACCGGATGAAGGACATCATCATCACCTCCGGCGGCAAGAACATCACGCCGTCCGAGATCGAGAACCAGCTCAAATTCTCGCCTTACGTCTCCGATGCGGTCGTGATCGGCGACAAGCGGCCGTATCTCACCTGCCTGATCATGATCGACCAGGAGAATGTCGAGAAATACGCCCAGGACCAGGATATCCCCTTCACCAACTACGCGAGCCTGTGCCGTGCCCGCGAGATCCAGGACCTGATCCAGCGCGAGATTGAGGCGGTCAACGCCAAGTTCGCGCGCGTCGAGACCATCAAGAGATTCTACCTGATCGAGCGCCAGCTCACGCCCGAGGACGAGGAGCTGACGCCGACCATGAAGCTGAAGCGCAGCTTTGTGAACAAGCGCTACGCCGCCGAGATCGACGCCATGTATGGCGCGCGGGCGGTTGCGTAG
- a CDS encoding ABC transporter ATP-binding protein: MSAADIILKLSNIESYYGPIMAIRGISLEVPRGRIVTLLGANGAGKTTVLKTISGILDPQKGTIEFLGKPIQRMEADRIVRLGLSHVPEGREVFPFLSVRENLMMGAYLRKDRDGVAQDLERVYGYFPRLKERLGQPAGQLSGGEQQMLAIGRALMNRPTLLLLDEPSLGLSPILVKEIFTIIRRVNEEQGMSILLVEQNAKIALETAHYGYVLEIGRVVMNDTCERLLNSPDIQEFYLGAKEAGARGERRWKKKKTWR; this comes from the coding sequence ATGAGCGCAGCGGACATCATCCTGAAGCTCTCCAACATCGAGAGCTATTACGGGCCGATCATGGCGATCCGCGGCATCAGCCTCGAGGTGCCGCGCGGCCGGATCGTGACGCTGCTCGGCGCCAACGGCGCCGGCAAGACCACGGTCTTGAAGACGATCTCCGGCATCCTCGATCCGCAGAAGGGCACGATCGAATTCCTGGGCAAGCCGATCCAGCGCATGGAGGCCGACCGGATCGTGCGGCTCGGCCTCAGCCATGTGCCGGAAGGGCGCGAGGTGTTTCCGTTCCTGTCGGTGCGCGAGAACCTGATGATGGGCGCCTATCTGCGCAAGGATCGCGACGGTGTGGCGCAGGACCTCGAACGCGTCTACGGCTATTTTCCACGGCTGAAGGAGCGGCTCGGCCAGCCGGCCGGGCAGCTGTCGGGCGGCGAGCAGCAGATGCTTGCGATCGGGCGGGCGCTGATGAACCGGCCGACCTTGCTGCTGCTGGACGAGCCGTCGCTCGGGCTGTCGCCGATCCTGGTGAAGGAGATCTTCACCATCATCCGCCGCGTCAATGAGGAGCAGGGCATGTCGATCCTGCTGGTCGAGCAGAATGCCAAGATCGCGCTGGAGACGGCGCATTACGGCTATGTGCTGGAGATCGGCCGCGTCGTCATGAACGACACCTGCGAGCGGCTGTTGAATTCGCCCGATATCCAGGAGTTCTACCTCGGCGCCAAGGAAGCGGGCGCGCGGGGCGAGCGGCGCTGGAAAAAGAAGAAGACGTGGCGTTGA
- a CDS encoding ABC transporter ATP-binding protein: MSYFRAENLSLHFGGLKAVDAVSFAVEKGEILSIIGPNGAGKSSIFNLISRIYPPTSGRIFFEDQDITQEPAYDIARLGIARTFQNIELFENATMLSNLLVGRHRHSTTQLWQELLFLPSVRAGEKAHRRRVEQVIEFLDLEPYRDKLISGLPYGVRKVIELARALCSEPKLILLDEPSSGLNVEETDDMSFWIRDMKSELGITVLMVEHDMTLVNRVSDRVIALNYGRVLAMGSPSEVQHHPDVVAAYLGA; this comes from the coding sequence ATGAGCTATTTCCGCGCCGAGAACCTGTCCCTGCATTTCGGCGGCCTCAAGGCCGTCGATGCGGTCAGCTTCGCGGTCGAGAAGGGCGAGATCCTCTCGATCATCGGGCCCAATGGCGCCGGCAAGAGCTCGATCTTCAACCTGATCTCGCGGATCTATCCGCCGACCTCGGGCAGGATCTTCTTCGAGGATCAGGACATCACCCAGGAGCCGGCCTACGACATCGCCAGGCTCGGCATCGCGCGCACCTTCCAGAACATCGAGCTGTTCGAGAATGCGACCATGCTGAGCAATCTCCTGGTCGGCCGCCATCGCCATTCCACCACCCAGCTCTGGCAGGAGCTGCTGTTCCTGCCGAGTGTCCGGGCCGGCGAGAAGGCGCATCGCCGCCGGGTCGAGCAGGTGATCGAATTCCTCGATCTCGAGCCGTACCGCGACAAGCTGATCTCGGGGTTGCCCTACGGCGTACGCAAGGTGATCGAGCTGGCGCGTGCGCTGTGCTCGGAGCCGAAGCTGATCCTGCTCGACGAGCCGTCGTCCGGCCTCAACGTCGAGGAGACCGACGACATGTCGTTCTGGATCCGCGACATGAAGAGTGAGCTTGGCATCACGGTGCTGATGGTCGAGCACGACATGACGCTGGTCAACCGGGTCTCCGACCGCGTGATCGCGCTGAACTACGGCCGCGTGCTGGCGATGGGCTCGCCGTCCGAGGTGCAGCACCATCCCGACGTCGTCGCAGCGTATCTCGGTGCATGA
- a CDS encoding branched-chain amino acid ABC transporter permease — MRFLFKTDYEDDIRLFPHSGYIYSYGLLLAVLLIAPYVLSSYLMSQVVFVCIYATVGVGLLILTGFTGQASLGHAAFLAIGAYTAAYLQQFNVPFPVYFLAAGLLTGVVGALVGFPALRLQGIYLVIATISFAFIVEEILARWESVTHGNEGMRVKTIELLGTTVSRDGPTFYYLCLAVLVLTIVGTLNLLRSPTGRAFVAIRDSETAARSMGINVALYKVKSFAISAAITGFAGVLFAHKLSFISPEMFTLQLSIEFIIVILIGGTFSLHGAVLGAIFLVMIDPFLTYLKDDMPGVISGVAATLGAGTERAGHIQDAVAAFASANGLKGAIYGIIIVVFVLFEPLGLYGRWLKIKLFFQLFPLYKRATFKRQKIYVKSERNR; from the coding sequence ATGCGGTTTCTCTTCAAGACCGACTATGAAGACGACATCAGGCTGTTCCCGCATTCCGGCTATATCTATTCCTACGGCCTGCTGCTGGCGGTGCTGCTGATCGCGCCCTACGTGCTCTCAAGCTATCTGATGAGCCAGGTCGTCTTCGTCTGCATCTATGCGACCGTCGGCGTCGGGCTGTTGATCCTGACCGGCTTCACCGGTCAGGCCTCGCTCGGCCATGCCGCATTTCTGGCGATCGGCGCCTACACGGCAGCCTATCTGCAGCAATTCAACGTGCCGTTTCCGGTCTACTTCCTCGCCGCGGGGCTGTTGACCGGCGTGGTCGGCGCGCTGGTCGGATTTCCGGCGCTGCGGCTGCAGGGCATCTATCTGGTGATCGCGACGATCTCGTTTGCCTTCATCGTCGAGGAAATCCTGGCGCGCTGGGAAAGCGTGACCCACGGCAATGAGGGCATGCGGGTCAAGACCATTGAGCTGCTCGGCACCACGGTGTCGCGCGACGGCCCGACCTTCTATTATCTCTGCCTTGCGGTGCTGGTGCTGACCATCGTCGGCACGCTCAATCTGCTGCGCTCGCCGACCGGGCGCGCCTTTGTCGCGATCCGCGACAGCGAGACCGCGGCGCGCAGCATGGGCATCAACGTCGCGCTCTACAAGGTGAAGTCGTTCGCGATCTCGGCGGCGATCACCGGCTTTGCCGGCGTGCTGTTCGCCCACAAGCTGTCCTTCATCTCGCCCGAGATGTTCACTTTGCAGCTCTCGATCGAGTTCATCATTGTGATCCTGATCGGCGGCACGTTCAGCCTGCACGGCGCAGTGCTCGGCGCGATCTTCCTGGTTATGATCGATCCGTTCCTGACCTACCTGAAGGACGACATGCCCGGCGTGATCAGTGGCGTCGCGGCCACTCTGGGCGCCGGTACGGAACGCGCAGGCCACATCCAGGATGCGGTCGCGGCCTTCGCGTCCGCCAACGGGCTGAAGGGCGCGATCTACGGCATCATCATCGTGGTGTTCGTGTTGTTCGAGCCACTCGGGCTCTATGGCCGCTGGCTCAAGATCAAGCTCTTCTTCCAGCTGTTCCCGCTGTACAAGCGCGCGACCTTCAAGCGGCAGAAGATCTACGTGAAGTCGGAGCGGAACCGATGA